CTTCTGCTGAGAAAGATTTCCAGATTCTATTTCCTCTACAGTGGTAGTAACAGGGCCTCTATAAATTATTTCTTCTGTGGTTTGGATTTCTTTAGGACTCAGTTTAAAATGCCTGACAGACCTGCTAATCTCTGATGAACCTTCTGTATGAACAAGATCTTCTGTACCCCTGAGCTCTACAGTTCCAGAACCAGGCCTTTCATATACAATCTgctctattttctgtatttctgctggACCAATCTTAACTTGCCTTATGGAGTTGCTCTTATCTGTTGATTCTGGCAAGTGAGAGACTTCTCCAAAATGTGCAGTTTCCAAACCTGAACTGTCATAAATAACTTGTTCAGTGGTATGATACCCTGTGCCACCACTCCTTCTCATTGTGGATGAGCTATAGACTTCTTGATTAGCCAGAGGAGTGTATTTATCACTGCCTGaagaaacatttatttctatGTTGCTTTTATCATCAACAACTCTTTCCGAGCTCTCTTTTTTCAGGGAATGGAATGGTATCTTCTTCTCACCTGCAATTACTTCATCAAGCTGAGCTACATCAAACTCATCAGTATTTAGGGTCTGTGACAGATTGACTTCAGCAACAATTGTCACCAAGCCACCATCCTCTGTTTGATCAACTTTTTTGATATCAAATTCTAAGCTCCTGGAGTCAGCttgattttcttttgttaaagCAGACAACTCCTCTTTCACACTTTCTGGGAGACTGCCCTCCAACTGCTCCAAAGCTTCTTTCAGTTGATGCTTAGGGTCCTTAGTTTCCTTTGATAAAAGACCTTTTATTGAGGTCTGAAATTCATGgggtattttaatttctttttcaataacAATGGATTCAACGTGGGATGTTTCAGCTTTTGGAcgttcttcttttaaaatatgggCACTTGCTTCCTCTCCTACCACTTGATATGTTACATCTGGAGAGCTTGCACCTTCATCTCTCTTACCTTGCGTGCCTTGCAAAAATTCATCTTGCCAAGAATACTTAATAGTTGATTCTTCTTCTATATGAATTTGCCCATATAGTGAGTCATCGCCTTTTTCATGAATAATAGGATGATCGTCAGGAACAGatacaaaatatttctgttcaatAGGTGAGTCATCTTCCTCAGTTACTTCTTCCACATGAGTGTAACTCTCATGGcgttgtttcttctttttaagatcTTCATATGTAGACGTTATGATTTGTTCCTCCTCATCACCATAATGCCTCTCTGTTTCAGGGAATGCATCTTCCACTTCCTCTACTTCAAAAGGTGTTGAAAAATCAGTCCTTTCATCAGTGGCATAATCTAGTGGCTCCTCTACAATCTCAACATTAACAGATACATTCTTTCCACCCTCACTTCCTTTCAGGCCATGATGTACTATATCTTCAATCTCCTCTTTCGAAGGAGTTCCCTCAACACCCTCTAGAACCACTTTTTTAATATCCTGGCTTGATAGACCTCTGAGATCAACTTCATCAGAAATGTCTATGTTTTCTTGAACTTGAGACTGTACTGTGATCTCAGTCTTTATTTTCCCATCATCTGGCTGTTCTTTCTTGCTGAAATAAGTCACTTTTGTGTCTGATGATATCTGTGAACTAGAAGACTGCGCAAAACTTTTAAGAATATCAGCAACAATATTTTCCGCTATGTTTTCAGTTGACAGAGACCTCGTTTTATGACTTCTGTCACTAATTCTCTCTTCATCTTTCAGAACAGATTCTGCTTCTGAAACAGTCACTTTGTGAATTTCAACAGGCTTAGTTACATGCTCATCAGTTTCTCTTTCTATGGAAGTTTTTAAACCTTGCAACCTTatgtctttgtttttattctgagatACTTTGTCAGGAGCAGGCACTTCAGAACGGATGGGCATCTCAGTAACTTCTCTGTTTCTTGATTCCAAGGTCACATTTGTATCTTTTCTGGTTGATTCACTTTTCCAAGTTCTTGCATTAGGAATATCATCCTCTGTTACCTTCTGGGTAATCACTTCCTCACGGACATATTTTTTCTGCTCTATTCCTGTTTTAGCCTCAGTCTTCTTCCCAAAATTAACACTTCTGTTTTCCATAAAAGGCTTCTcgtccattttctttttctccagtacactatctttctcctcctttgtttgtttttctagtttatctttttctttcaacagaatctttttttcttcagctggttTACTgcctcctcttttttcttttagtgaggTCTGAGTTTCAGTTATGGTTTCTTCATATTTAGATGATTTGGTGAAGCTTGGTTTTGTCCTTATATTTCCAGCAATTCCTGGCGTTGTGTCAACTTTGTGGTCCTTGTTTGATTTCTCAATGTGTGCTGATTCTTTTGAAAAAGATACTGTGGATGAAGTTGtaacttcagttttctttgtttctggaaatgttttttgctgcatttcagtgtttttccagCTACTGTAAGCTGGAGTAAATGTTCTCATTTCTCTGTGGTCTGTCACAATCCTTTCATCCTTTTTAACAGTTGTGGAAGGATGATATATTGAACCAAGCACATCTCTTCCAAAAGATTTTCCACTAGCTGTTGTCTGTGATCCAGCCTGCGTTGACTGAGCTGAATAACGTGCAGAGCTGCTAATATTTGTCATTGGTATTCTGCGTCTTGTATCAGTGCTCCTGATAGCTGGAAAggctttctttttattcctttcttgATAAGTAGAATAAATATCGGTATAGTTATATGAAGTGTTTATAACATCTGCAACAGAACATAGATGAGCAAAAGTTAAGATAATGGCTTGTATCTAAAAATAATATACAATAACTTACATAAAAGGTGGCATGAACtaagaaatattattttagacTAAGATTTTGAAAGAAACAATGTCTCTTCATTTTCAGTGCAGCTTTGGATAGGCATTTCTGTAGGTTTTACATGATAATTATGCCTGTGCATGAATTATATTAAAACTAAAAGCAAAGCTTTTTACTAAGTGGCAAATACTTGCTAATTTTAACTCATTGCGAGCTACTAGCTGTTATGGTATTTACTTAAGAATTACACCTTTCAGATTTCTCTTAATGTTCATTTATGTTTacaatttattattaaataatatatGCTAAATATCCTAGGCTTGTTTGGTTTTCTGCTTCTTTAGTCAAAGTGGCCTGAAGTTTCACAGTTCCTACTGCGAATT
This Apteryx mantelli isolate bAptMan1 chromosome 15, bAptMan1.hap1, whole genome shotgun sequence DNA region includes the following protein-coding sequences:
- the SYNM gene encoding synemin, with the translated sequence MWRRWEAGWDEKRELQELNSRLRLFVARVRELEEENRFLARELAELRQQELVGLRVPEQELAVLREQLDELTRAKLEAELERDGLRRELEQLQLLGAEVLATRRRLEPELAAQRQLLERLRGECAALEELLLRLRAEHGHLAERQRREAAEVRALRVDLAALPPPLAGLSLEELEETYELLLGQSCRETLLRYQEQIQALQEQEARRERESLELLREESRQCRQHLEDLQRQGRELCGLRQRLERELLALQDRHGAEVQEYQRIIDALEEEKQFLTMSITDYLKDYQELLQVKAGLILEIETYRALLEGESNQWIITWTDEHLGKIPQDVINTSYNYTDIYSTYQERNKKKAFPAIRSTDTRRRIPMTNISSSARYSAQSTQAGSQTTASGKSFGRDVLGSIYHPSTTVKKDERIVTDHREMRTFTPAYSSWKNTEMQQKTFPETKKTEVTTSSTVSFSKESAHIEKSNKDHKVDTTPGIAGNIRTKPSFTKSSKYEETITETQTSLKEKRGGSKPAEEKKILLKEKDKLEKQTKEEKDSVLEKKKMDEKPFMENRSVNFGKKTEAKTGIEQKKYVREEVITQKVTEDDIPNARTWKSESTRKDTNVTLESRNREVTEMPIRSEVPAPDKVSQNKNKDIRLQGLKTSIERETDEHVTKPVEIHKVTVSEAESVLKDEERISDRSHKTRSLSTENIAENIVADILKSFAQSSSSQISSDTKVTYFSKKEQPDDGKIKTEITVQSQVQENIDISDEVDLRGLSSQDIKKVVLEGVEGTPSKEEIEDIVHHGLKGSEGGKNVSVNVEIVEEPLDYATDERTDFSTPFEVEEVEDAFPETERHYGDEEEQIITSTYEDLKKKKQRHESYTHVEEVTEEDDSPIEQKYFVSVPDDHPIIHEKGDDSLYGQIHIEEESTIKYSWQDEFLQGTQGKRDEGASSPDVTYQVVGEEASAHILKEERPKAETSHVESIVIEKEIKIPHEFQTSIKGLLSKETKDPKHQLKEALEQLEGSLPESVKEELSALTKENQADSRSLEFDIKKVDQTEDGGLVTIVAEVNLSQTLNTDEFDVAQLDEVIAGEKKIPFHSLKKESSERVVDDKSNIEINVSSGSDKYTPLANQEVYSSSTMRRSGGTGYHTTEQVIYDSSGLETAHFGEVSHLPESTDKSNSIRQVKIGPAEIQKIEQIVYERPGSGTVELRGTEDLVHTEGSSEISRSVRHFKLSPKEIQTTEEIIYRGPVTTTVEEIESGNLSQQKFSTDFNRSTRHVTAGSRQVTEEVTFEGPVSDSLELNTSENLSQTEGSVDVNRSIRHFRLGPKEIHTEQVIFEGPISSKVEVSDTGDFSQTASSVRHIQLGPKEFMTTEQIIYQGPVSEHIEVSESGDQILSEGSIKHIRLGQRGVKTTEQIIYQGSLSETPELFNKGERLSENEGSSDINRSLRHIKISPAETHAEQVIFSKPISEMLEDLSQTESSESSRSVKHIKLGSKETSFTFQMDVSNMGGVSTVAGGEQATVFISNKQDPSVSQSQVTAGSDQIVENEPDRGGSVLSNSSHDHGEKVVEKSFFDKTVQLQRMVDQRSVISDEKKIALLYLDHEEEEDDDNDGQWF